AGCCGGCTGGGTCTGACCTTCGAGGAATGGGCGGCCGTGGCCGAACTGGCCCTGCGGGCGGGCCCGGTCCTCGTGACCTCGCATCTCGCCGCCGCCGACGATCCGGGCAGCGACCAGAGCGCGCGCCAGCTCGCGCGGTTCCACGAGATGACCGACGGCATCACCGTGCCCCGCAGCTTGGCCGCGACCGGAGGCACGCTCCTCGGGTCGGCCTACCATTTCGACATGGTGCGCCCCGGCATCGGCCTCTATGGCGGCGCGCCCTTCGCACAGGCCGAACCCGTGGCCACCCTCGATCTGCCGGTCGTGGCCTGTTTCGACATCCCGGCGGGCACGCCCGTGGGCTACAACGCCACCTGGACCGCCCCGGCGGCCACCCGCATCGCGACGATCGCGGGCGGCTATGCCGACGGGCTTCACCGCGCGCTGGCCCCCGGGATCGAGGTGATGGCCGGGCCGATCCCCTGCCCCGTCGTCGGGCGCGTCTCGATGGACCTGCTGACGGTCGATATCGGGCATCTCGACCGCGACCCCGACAGCTTGCGAATCCTCGGGCCGCATCACGGCGTCGATGCGATGGCCGCCCACGCCGGTACCATCGGATACGAGGTTCTGACCTCGCTGGGACAGCGATACCGCCGCACCTATCGCGGGTGACGTAACGGCACTTCTAGCGTCAAGACGCAGCCTGGCACCGATATCTGGGCGATTCTTTCTAAGTCTTTCGGAACTCCTAAAGATTCCGTTGCGTTCAATAGGCGGATTTCTGCTATGACTTGATCGAGCAGCCAAGAAACCCGACCGCCGCTGCCACAAAAGGGTTTGGCTATGACTGACACGACACGATCCGTTGCGATCGCCACGAGCCTGTTGCAACAGGTCTGCACCATCCTTCTCGTGCTTCTCGCGCTGGGCGCCGTCGCGGTGACCGCGGGCGCGTTCCTGGGCCTACTGCCCTGGATCGAGCTTCCGGTCGCGCTGGGCGGGGCCGAGGTCGTGAATGCGGGCATGATTGCGCAGATCGGCCTGACGGTGCTTCTCCTGATGCTGGTCGGCTACCTGCCGTCCAACGCCCGCGTCCGCCGCCTCGAGGTGACGAATCGCGACTTCCACCTTTCGATGGCCGATGTCGCGCGGGCCTATGACTACGTCCACCGCGCCGACCGCGAGGGGACCTTCCAGCTCAGCCGCGAATTCGACGCGATGCGCGACCGGATCGAGTGGATGCGCAACCATCCCGACCTC
This portion of the uncultured Jannaschia sp. genome encodes:
- a CDS encoding DNA repair protein, translating into MTDTTRSVAIATSLLQQVCTILLVLLALGAVAVTAGAFLGLLPWIELPVALGGAEVVNAGMIAQIGLTVLLLMLVGYLPSNARVRRLEVTNRDFHLSMADVARAYDYVHRADREGTFQLSREFDAMRDRIEWMRNHPDLADLEHDVLQIAAQMSVESRELAEVYNDEKVDRARSFLRQRQQEVEDYRQRISMAQATVQEIKRWMQAVSVEEGLAEKQLERLQSDLAEVTDALKLTGHDRGQNVVGLGQRPRREANGGDAIATPAE
- the alr gene encoding alanine racemase, with product MGTGHLHIDLEAVAANWRALDALSGPGCETAATVKADAYGLGVTQVAPRLFREGVRAFFVATADEGLELRRVLGPEPRIYLYYGHMPGDTATIERADLVPLICSLDQLERQIAQLPRRPFGLQLDTGMSRLGLTFEEWAAVAELALRAGPVLVTSHLAAADDPGSDQSARQLARFHEMTDGITVPRSLAATGGTLLGSAYHFDMVRPGIGLYGGAPFAQAEPVATLDLPVVACFDIPAGTPVGYNATWTAPAATRIATIAGGYADGLHRALAPGIEVMAGPIPCPVVGRVSMDLLTVDIGHLDRDPDSLRILGPHHGVDAMAAHAGTIGYEVLTSLGQRYRRTYRG